From the genome of Turicibacter faecis, one region includes:
- a CDS encoding helix-turn-helix transcriptional regulator codes for MYDKNTRILYMLERLLEKSEFSKEEIQEMFRIDSRTFERDIATLRTYFSHRMGSMGDQYIEYDYQKKKYYLKNPVNQPLDAKQVLVLIKLLLGTRSLAVEELDQMIDSLCTLLDMNDKKRIQNFISNERLHFTPLKHEQQLMDRIWDFSQLIDSSHKMIMEYKKANHTISTYTVAPVGLLFCDFYFYVVCYVTDREIPYPISFRVDRILSYQVLKETFKIPYAHRFESGDFRNKINMMYQGELIKFTFKFTGHSVEAVLDKFPISRVIEEGDGYCIIEAMAYEQGLLMWIFSQGDWIHLLSPQDLIEKAKARLNRMQRYYEPLEA; via the coding sequence ATGTATGATAAAAATACACGAATTTTATATATGCTAGAACGGTTATTAGAAAAGAGTGAATTCTCAAAGGAAGAAATTCAAGAAATGTTTAGGATTGATAGTCGGACGTTTGAACGAGATATTGCAACATTACGTACTTATTTTAGTCATCGAATGGGGTCGATGGGGGACCAATACATTGAATATGACTATCAAAAAAAGAAGTATTACTTAAAAAATCCCGTTAATCAACCGCTAGATGCCAAGCAAGTGTTAGTTTTGATTAAACTCTTACTTGGTACACGTTCGTTAGCTGTTGAAGAACTTGACCAGATGATTGACTCCCTTTGTACGTTGTTAGACATGAATGATAAAAAAAGGATCCAAAATTTTATTAGTAATGAACGGCTTCATTTTACGCCGCTTAAACATGAACAACAATTAATGGATCGCATATGGGACTTTAGTCAATTAATTGATAGTTCTCATAAAATGATCATGGAATATAAAAAGGCGAATCATACGATATCGACTTATACAGTTGCCCCAGTTGGACTCCTGTTCTGTGATTTTTATTTCTATGTGGTGTGTTATGTGACCGACAGAGAAATCCCATATCCGATTTCCTTCCGTGTCGATCGAATTTTATCGTATCAAGTGTTGAAAGAAACATTTAAAATTCCGTATGCTCACCGATTTGAATCCGGTGATTTTCGTAACAAAATTAACATGATGTATCAGGGGGAGTTGATTAAGTTTACGTTTAAATTTACGGGTCATTCCGTTGAAGCAGTGCTTGATAAATTTCCTATCTCACGAGTGATTGAAGAGGGCGACGGATACTGTATTATTGAGGCAATGGCTTATGAACAAGGACTACTCATGTGGATCTTTAGTCAAGGGGATTGGATCCACCTATTATCTCCACAAGATTTAATTGAAAAAGCAAAGGCACGTTTAAACCGCATGCAGCGTTACTATGAACCATTAGAAGCTTAA
- a CDS encoding EAL domain-containing protein encodes MINKVLGSNFTTKKILATETLGESSHLRKSILDYFGLRFILLGGLVMPHQSVLATPTTNQLEFSEYQRQMEASVIGLVFILMAVATFFSHRLLAVWEKRKQKYRFIHKLAHDEFILYYQPIVNPDQHKVMACEALLRMKDNDNILSPFHFLETVEELGLMERITLWVLQRVIQDYPEIKAHNQHLDDEFYISLNVSFKELASPSFIEQVKEILAHVDLTEIKLCFEIIEKYHLENQSLTNQVIRELRSLGVKVAIDDFGVEYANLDMLDKIDYDIIKLDKHFIDEIQTSFIRQASVLFIGKVIEYYQKRMVMEGLEYPKQLEVLQELYPGVVYIQGYLYSPPISLEEFKVFTLKSVE; translated from the coding sequence ATGATTAATAAAGTTTTGGGCAGTAATTTTACGACGAAGAAAATCTTAGCAACAGAAACATTAGGTGAATCATCTCATCTGAGGAAAAGTATTTTGGATTATTTCGGGTTACGATTTATACTTTTAGGTGGATTAGTGATGCCGCATCAGTCTGTTTTGGCAACACCTACAACGAATCAGTTGGAGTTTAGTGAGTATCAACGACAGATGGAGGCTTCAGTGATTGGACTAGTCTTCATTTTAATGGCGGTGGCAACCTTTTTTTCTCATCGTCTCTTAGCGGTTTGGGAAAAGCGAAAACAAAAGTATCGATTTATCCATAAGTTAGCTCATGATGAATTTATTCTTTATTACCAACCGATCGTTAATCCAGATCAACATAAAGTGATGGCATGTGAGGCGTTATTAAGGATGAAAGACAACGATAACATTTTATCACCGTTTCATTTTCTAGAGACGGTTGAGGAACTTGGATTAATGGAACGCATCACGCTGTGGGTTTTACAACGGGTGATTCAAGATTATCCAGAAATTAAAGCGCATAATCAACATCTTGATGACGAATTTTATATTTCTTTAAATGTTTCCTTTAAAGAGCTAGCTAGCCCTTCATTTATTGAACAGGTAAAGGAGATTTTAGCTCATGTGGATTTAACTGAAATTAAACTTTGTTTTGAGATTATCGAAAAGTATCACCTTGAGAATCAAAGCTTGACGAATCAGGTGATTCGTGAATTAAGATCGCTTGGGGTTAAAGTGGCGATCGATGACTTCGGTGTCGAGTATGCGAATTTAGATATGCTCGATAAAATTGATTATGACATTATTAAGCTAGATAAACATTTTATCGATGAAATCCAAACCTCTTTTATTCGCCAGGCATCCGTCTTATTTATAGGAAAAGTGATTGAATATTATCAAAAAAGAATGGTGATGGAAGGGTTAGAGTATCCTAAACAACTCGAAGTTTTGCAAGAATTATATCCAGGTGTTGTCTATATTCAAGGTTATTTGTATTCACCGCCGATTAGCTTAGAAGAATTCAAAGTATTTACGCTTAAATCGGTAGAGTGA
- a CDS encoding SDR family oxidoreductase: MYPVYKKLGTVENCEEIEVAFPLQHQDQQPGMEYLMNPRPISENPYIKGSGRLKGKVALITGGDSGIGRAVAYAFAREGANVAIAYLNEEIDAKETKQHILELGQECILISGDLTDIDHTKEAVEKTLKHFQKLDILVNNHAVQYTADSILDISAEQLDLTFKTNIYSFFYLVQAALPHLKSGSTIINTTSVTAYEGEKQLIDYSATKGAIVAFTRSLSSSLVDRGIRVNGVAPGPIWTPLQPASWSAEHIETFGTKTPKVPMNRAGQPFEVAESYVFLASDDSSYMTGQILHPNGGTITGS; encoded by the coding sequence ATGTATCCCGTTTATAAAAAGCTTGGAACTGTTGAAAACTGTGAAGAGATTGAGGTTGCGTTTCCTTTGCAACATCAGGATCAGCAACCGGGGATGGAATATTTGATGAACCCTCGTCCCATCTCAGAAAATCCATATATTAAAGGAAGTGGGCGATTGAAAGGCAAAGTTGCCCTGATTACAGGAGGAGATTCCGGTATTGGCCGGGCAGTTGCCTATGCCTTTGCACGCGAAGGGGCCAACGTGGCCATTGCCTATTTAAACGAAGAAATCGACGCAAAGGAGACAAAGCAACATATTTTAGAACTAGGTCAGGAATGTATCTTAATTTCGGGCGATTTAACTGACATCGACCACACAAAAGAAGCCGTCGAAAAGACACTGAAACATTTTCAAAAACTTGATATCCTTGTTAATAATCACGCCGTCCAATATACTGCCGATAGTATTCTTGATATAAGTGCCGAACAATTAGATTTAACTTTTAAGACAAATATATATTCTTTTTTCTATCTTGTCCAAGCTGCGCTTCCTCATCTAAAATCGGGAAGTACAATTATTAATACGACTTCCGTCACCGCTTACGAGGGAGAAAAACAATTGATCGATTATAGTGCTACTAAAGGGGCTATTGTTGCGTTCACTCGATCGCTTTCTAGTTCCTTAGTCGATCGTGGCATTCGTGTGAATGGAGTCGCCCCTGGACCTATTTGGACCCCTCTCCAACCTGCCTCTTGGTCAGCGGAGCACATTGAAACATTCGGAACAAAAACACCAAAAGTTCCGATGAATCGGGCAGGTCAACCGTTCGAAGTAGCTGAATCTTACGTCTTCTTAGCAAGCGATGATTCAAGTTATATGACCGGACAAATTCTTCATCCAAATGGAGGAACGATTACAGGGAGTTAA